A section of the Triticum dicoccoides isolate Atlit2015 ecotype Zavitan chromosome 7A, WEW_v2.0, whole genome shotgun sequence genome encodes:
- the LOC119329765 gene encoding carboxyl-terminal-processing peptidase 3, chloroplastic-like, which produces MEMVECSLAASRAARPVPGRVPRSPAPVLGVGAGRARLRVRSERREQPPPVIRASAPPEHDGGALAKAAAGLAAAAVVSLTGFAGDLAPPPALAESLTVAFPVSKAREVNRVQRTLVEAWGLIRETFVDPTFNHQDWDQKLQQTMVEMFPLKSADAAYGKISGMVSTLGDPFTRIITPKEYQSFRIGSDGNLQGVGIFINRDPASGRLLVMNCIEGGPADRAGIREGDELVEINGNSVLGLDVEAVAQRLRGRAGTTVEVKLLDGTGNERSGRIKAKEVQLSREVINLSPLSTAIISHRSGDGHEGKTGYVRLAAFSQTAAAEMERAIKKMEDQGVQSYILDLRNNPGGLVTAGLDVAQIWLDGDETLVNTVDREGNVQAINMVQGQSLTHDPLVVLVNEESASASEILAGALHDNGRAILVGHKTFGKGRIQSVTELDDGSALFITVAKYLSPALHEIDHVGIQPDIQCTADALSLPRAPSLTGNNEAASLEMDSCIMVAEQALEIQQSKGSAS; this is translated from the exons ATGGAAATGGTAGAGTGCTCCCTGGCCGCCTCCCGCGCCGCGAGGCCCGTGCCCGGCCGGGTCCCGAGGTCCCCGGCGCCTGTTCTTGGTGTTGGCGCCGGGAGAGCCAGGCTCCGGGTGCGGTCCGAGAGGCGGGAGCAGCCTCCGCCGGTCATCAGGGCTTCCGCGCCGCCGGAGCACGACGGAGGGGCGCTGGCGAAGGCGGCCGCGGGGCTCGCCGCCGCTGCCGTGGTGTCGCTGACCGGGTTCGCCGGGGACTTGGCCCCGCCGCCGGCGCTGGCCGAGTCGCTCACGGTCGCCTTCCCCGTCTCCAAGGCCCGAGAG GTGAACCGGGTGCAGAGGACGCTGGTGGAGGCATGGGGTTTGATCCGTGAGACCTTCGTCGATCCCACCTTCAACCACCAAG ACTGGGACCAGAAACTTCAGCAGACGATGGTGGAGATGTTCCCGCTGAAATCGGCAGACGCCGCCTACGGCAAGATCAGCGGGATGGTGTCCACGCTAGGCGACCCCTTCACAAGGATCATCACCCCCAAG GAATATCAGAGTTTCAGGATCGGAAGTGATGGGAATTTGCAAGGGGTTGGCATATTCATAAACAGGGACCCTGCCTCAGGACGCTTG CTTGTTATGAACTGCATTGAGGGAGGCCCAGCGGACCGAGCAGGCATACGTGAAGGCGATGAGCTAGTTGAGATCAACG GGAATAGTGTTTTGGGGTTGGACGTGGAAGCTGTGGCTCAGAGACTTAGAGGTCGTGCTGGAACGACTGTGGAAGTAAAACTATTGGAT GGTACTGGAAATGAAAGGAGTGGTAGGATAAAGGCAAAAGAG GTCCAGCTATCTCGTGAGGTTATCAATCTTTCACCTCTATCAACGGCAATTATCTCCCATAGATCGGGTGATGGGCATGAGGGCAAGACTGGGTATGTTAGGTTAGCTGCATTTTCTCAG actgctgctgctgaaaTGGAAAGGGCCATTAAAAAGATGGAAGATCAAGGTGTCCAGTCATATATTTTAGATCTGCGGAATAATCCA GGTGGTTTAGTAACAGCTGGTCTTGATGTGGCTCAAATTTGGTTAGATGGAGATGAAACTCTAGTGAACACCGTTGACCGTGAGGGCAATGTGCAAGCAATAAATATGGTCCAAGGCCAATCTTTAACACATGATCCTCTTGTGGTGCTT GTCAACGAAGAAAGTGCCAGTGCAAGCGAAATTTTGGCTGGGGCATTGCATGACAATGGCCGTGCTATTCTGGTAGGCCACAAAACCTTCGGTAAAGGAAGAATACAG AGTGTGACAGAGCTGGACGATGGCTCTGCTCTATTCATCACGGTTGCAAAGTATCTCTCTCCGGCGCTGCACGAAATCGACCATGTCGGGATCCAACCCGACATACAATGCACCGCTGACGCGCTATCCTTACCGAGGGCGCCTTCGCTCACCGGGAACAACGAGGCCGCGAGTTTAGAGATGGACTCGTGCATTATGGTGGCGGAGCAAGCGCTGGAGATTCAGCAATCGAAGGGCTCCGCTTCGTAG